In Patescibacteria group bacterium, one genomic interval encodes:
- a CDS encoding PAS domain S-box protein, which yields MDKKIDQLNKKIKELEEQLAKQKDIEKKLKESQELLKILFENAPDGYFLNDLKGNFIDSNKAAEKIIGYKKEELIGKNMLRAKILPKDQIPKVAKRLVQHALGKSVGAEEIELIRKDGSRVLTEVTGNIVRFKGRILVLGSARDITERKRVEEELRKKNEELERFHKLAVGRELKMIELKKKIEELEKKSEKG from the coding sequence ATGGATAAAAAAATAGATCAATTAAATAAAAAGATAAAAGAACTTGAAGAACAACTTGCCAAACAAAAAGATATAGAGAAAAAGCTCAAGGAATCACAGGAGCTACTTAAGATATTATTTGAAAACGCACCAGACGGCTATTTTCTGAACGATCTAAAGGGAAACTTTATTGACAGTAATAAAGCCGCAGAAAAAATAATTGGCTACAAAAAGGAAGAATTAATTGGAAAGAATATGTTGAGGGCAAAAATTCTACCTAAGGATCAGATCCCGAAAGTAGCTAAGCGTTTAGTTCAACATGCCTTGGGTAAATCTGTGGGAGCTGAGGAGATAGAACTAATTAGGAAAGACGGCAGTCGAGTTCTAACAGAGGTCACTGGAAATATAGTAAGATTTAAGGGCCGAATTTTAGTTTTAGGAAGTGCCCGTGACATCACCGAGCGCAAGAGGGTCGAAGAAGAATTAAGAAAGAAAAACGAAGAACTTGAAAGATTTCATAAATTAGCGGTGGGGAGGGAACTGAAGATGATTGAATTAAAAAAGAAGATTGAGGAACTAGAAAAAAAATCAGAGAAAGGCTAA